The window AAACGCTCAATCTGCCGACATCGAAACCCAGCGAAGGGCTGAGCCTGCCGAACGACCCGCTGATGTTGCAAGATTGCTCGGTTGCCATGATTAATGCCTTTGACGGCGGCTTGAAATATTTGCGTGAAAACAGCTATCAATTCCGTGATCCCGTGCTGCTGCTCAACGGTGATGCCGATTTGTATGTTTTACCGCAAGATGCCATTGATTTTTACGGGCAAACCAATTCGACCGATAAAAGCCTCAGGCTCTATAGCCACATCGGCCATCTGCTGTTTTTGGAAAACGGCGGCGATATTGTGACCCGCGATATCATCGACTGGCTGAACCGCCGCACCCATCAATAAAACATCAAGGCCGTCTGAAACCGCACTTTTGATGTGAAACGGTTTTCAGACGGCCTTAACTTACCGGCAAACGCTTAACCGGCGCTGTCTACCAATACCAATTCGGCATCGCTGCGGGCGGTGATGGTGAGCAGTGTTTCGTCGTGAATGGCGGCGCCGTCGCGTGCGGCCAGCGCCACGCCGTTCACGGTGATGTCGCCCGCCGCCGGCACCAGATAGCCGTAACGCGAGGCATCGCTAAAGCGATACGTCAGGCTTTCGCCGGCTTTCAAGGTTGCCCCCGCCACACGGGCATCGGTGCGGATCGGCAACACTGCGCCATCGGCCAAATCGTTTTCTATACCGCTGGCCAAGATCACAAACTGCCCGGCACGGTCGCTTTTCGGAAACGGCTGCGTGCCCCACGCCGGCGCGCCGCCACGCTGTTCGGGCAAAATCCAGATTTGGAAAATCTGCGTGGCTTCGTCTTCCAGATTGTATTCCGAATGGCGGATGCCGCTGCCGGCGCTCATCACCTGCACATCGCCCGCTTCGGTGCGGCCTTGGTTGCCGAGGCTGTCTTGATGCGAAATCGCCCCCTTGCGCACATACGTGATGATTTCCATATCGGCATGGGGGTGCGGCGCAAAACCGCTGCCGGCGGCGATGGTGTCATCGTTCCACACCCGCAGATTGCCCCAGTGCATACGCTGCGGGTCGTCATATTCGGCGAATGAAAAATGGTGTTTGGCATCAAGCCAGCCGTGGTTGGCGGCACCGAGTTGCGAAAACGGACGGTGTTCGATCATAGAAGTTCCTTTGCTGATGAATTGATTTATCGTGCAAGCAGTATAAATTGAACAAATCAGCAAATAAATCCCCCAAACAGAATGCCATCATTTCCTAATAAGAAACTTTTAGGCCGTCTGAAAAGCCGTTCAGACGGCCTCAAACATCAATGCGCGCCCATACTCGAAAACGCATTCAGCACCACCACGCCCGCCAAAATCAGCCCGATGCCGAAAATCCCCGCCGCATCGGCTTTCTGACCGAAAAACACGAGGCTGACCAACACCGTCAACACCAGCCCAACCCCTGCCCAAACCGCATAAGCCGTGCCGAGCGGAATGGCTTTTAATGCCAGCACCAAAAAGTAAAACGCCAAACCAAAGCCGATCACCACCCCGACAGACGGCCATAATCTGCTGAAACCGTCACTTAATTTCAACATCGAAGAGCCGAAAACCTCGCTGACAATCGCCAGCGCCAAAAACAACCCATGCATCAAAACACCTCAGCCAAACAACAAAAACGGCATTGTAGCCAAACGCCGGCGGCTTGTGCAGTCTTGTTTTTAAAGATTTTTTGTGCGCAAAGTGCGGTTTTGCCGCACCGCAAACCGCCCTTGAAAACAGTCTGAAAACTGACTACAATACCAAGCCGGTCAATTTTCAGACTAAAGGCGTTCACATGCATCACATGGATCAACTCGGCGCGCTGATGGCGCAAATCAGCCGACAATACGACCGCTGGGCGAAGCAGCACGGCATCAATTACAACATCTTGGCAGTGTTCTACACCCTCGCCGTGCAAGGGCCGTGTACGCAGAAACAGATCGGCGAAAGCTGGCAGCTGCCCAAACAAACCGTGTTTTCCGTCTGCCGGCAACTGCACGCACAAGGCTATCTCAGCTTCGGCCTAAGCAGCCGCGACAAGCGCGAAAAAACCCTGCATTTCACCGCACACGGCGCCGCCTTCGCCCTGCCGATTGTCGAACAAATGCAGGCCATGGAGCGGCAGCTGTTCGAAAACTTCGGCGAACAAGCCGGCACACGGCTGATTGAAGAAATGCACCGCTTCACCGATGTCTTGGCGCAAACCATGTTCGCCGACCACCAATAATCAATCACCTTCACACAAAAAAAGGAACACACCATGGGTTGGATTTACCTGATTATCGCCGGCTGCCTCGAAATCGGCTGGCCGCTGGGCTTGAAACTGGCACAACAAGACGGCTGGCGCTGGCAAGGCGCGCTGTTGGCAGTGGCGTTTATGGCCGCCAGCGGCTTTCTGCTGTTTTTGGCACAAAAAACCATTCCGATGGGCACCGCCTACGCCGTCTGGACCGGCATCGGCGCCGTCGGCGCCTTCGTGGTCGGCGTACTGTTTTTAGGCGACGCCTCCACCCTCGGCAGATGGCTCGGCGCCCTGCTGATCGTCTCCGGCGTGGTGGTGATGAAACTCAGCAGCGGCCATTGAAATAACCTTAGGCCGTCTGAAACCGCACTTTGATGGCTTTTCAGACGGCCTGATTTCTGTTTCGGCACCTATGATTGCTTACAAAAACGAAACATATCAGCAAAGCACGTTCCGCAGCATGGCAAAATGCCGCCCTTACTCAAAATAAGCCTGCGTCCGTGGGGCTGCCTTGCAAACCGTATACTTGGCGGATTGCCGATATAAAAGCCATCTGAAACCGCACTTTAATGGCTATTCAGACGGCCTGTTTTTTTTCGCACGCAAAAAGAATTGACAAATCTAGATTTATAGATATAATAGCCGGCAATTCAACGCATGAGAAGCAGATTAATGACCACAGACATCACCGACATCTTTAAAACCCTGTCCAACGAATACCGCTGGCAGATGCTGCAATGGCTGAAAGCGCCGCAGGTGCATTTTTCAGGGGCGGAATTCAGCGCCGACGCGCTCGACGACAATGGCGGGGTGTGCGTGGTGGCGGTGACGATTAAATCGGGGCTGGCGCAGTCGGTGGTGTCGGGCTATCTCAATGCCTTGAAACAGGCGGGGCTGGTGAGTGCCAGACGTTCGGGCAAGTGGACGTATTACCGCTATAACGCCGAAGCCGCCGCCGATTTTTTGGCACGTTTGCAGCAGCAGCTGTAAAACCCCAGGCTGTCCTAAATGCCGTTGCGGCATTTTTTAAACTTGCAACACATCTATCATTCTAGATTTTAGAATCAATAAAGGAAACCAATATGAAAATCGAAATGTATTCCGATTATGCCTGCCCGTTTTGCTATATCGGCAAACGCCAGTTAGAACAAGCCCTTGCGCAGTTTGAACACGCCGATGACGTGGAAATCGTGCATAAAGCGTTTGAGCTGTATCCGCACGCCGGCGACAGCGTGAGCAACACCACTCAAGGGCGGATTGAGCGCAAATACGGCAAAAGCCCGACAGGCGCAATGCAGATGATTCGCGGCATCGAAGCCATGGCGGCGAAAGCCGGGCTGGCGATGAATTATGAAAACGTGCAAAACACCAACACCTTCAACGCCCACCGTTTGACCAAATTGGCGCACAGCCTCGGCAAAGGCGATGCGATGAACGAGCGTTTGTTTCAGGCGTATTTTATTGAAAATCTGCCCTTGGCAAACCGTGACAACTTAATCCGCTTGGCCGAAGCGGTCGGCATTGCGCGCGAACAGGTGGAAAACATGCTCGATTCCGATGCTTTCGCCGCCGAAACCCGTGCCGATTTGGCGCAGGCACAGCAAGTGGGCGTACAGGCGGTGCCGTTTTTTGTGGTCGACGGCCAAGTGTCGTTGGCGGGTTCGCAACCTGCCGCCCACTTTTTATCGGTGTTGAACCAAGTTTGGGCCGATTCGGCACAGCCGTTGCTGCAAGAAGGCGCTGCCTGCGGAGTGGACGGATGCCGTTAATCCCCCGCGCCGAACCGCTGCTGATCACGCCGCCCGCCGCCACTGCTTGCGTGATTTTTCTGCACGGGCTGACCGGCAGCGGCTTCGATTTCAAACCCGTGGCCGAACGTTTGGCGCTCCGCTTGCCGCACACCCGCTTTGTGCTGCCGCACGCGCCCGTCCGCACGGTCACATGGGCGGGCAATCAGGCGGTGTCGGCATGGTATGACTTGCCGGGCAGCCATCTTCGCCAGAGCAATTTTTTGCAAAACGAAGATGAAGCCGGCTTGTCGGCAGCCACCGCCTATCTGCACCACTTGATCGACGAACAAATCGCACAAGGCATCGACAGCCGCCGCCTCTTTATCGGCGGTTTCTCGCAGGGCTGTGCGCTGAGTTTATTGGCAGGGCTGCGATATTCCGCCCCACTCGGCGGCATTTTCGGCTTATCGGGCTACCTGCCGCTGGCGGCGCAATGGCCGCAATGCCACCCCGCCAACCGCCACACGCCGATTTTTGTCGGGCATGGCGAGCAAGACCAAACCATCACCCTCGCCCAAATCAGCAAAGGCTACGCCCTGCTGGCGCAAGAACGGGATTTCAGCTTTCAGCGCTACCCCATCGGCCACCAAATTTCAGCCGCCGAAATCGATGACTTAGCGGCCTGGTTGGCGGCACGCTCGGCATAACGCCGTCAATCCCTTCAGGCAAACAAAGGCCGTCTGAAACCGCACTTGGCAATGGTTTTCAGACGGCCTTGCCATGCCGTTTCAATTCATCAGCCATTCCCTGCTTGCCGGCCAAGCATTTGTTTTTTAAACTCAGTGTGACCACACAGGAGGCGTTATGTACAACCCGTCCACATTCCGACAAACCGACTTCGGCGAGCTTCGCCGTTTTATGCACGCCCACCCTTTGGCCACGCTGGTTGCCCGCACCGAAGCGGGGTTGGATGCCGCCCATGTTCCGCTGCTTTGGGCGGACAACGGCACCGATTACGGCTGTTTGCGCGGCCATTTTTCGCGCGGCAATCCGATTTGGAAACAGGCGCTCGGCGGGCAAAACTGGCTGGCGGTTTTCCAAGATGCCGGCCATTACATCAGCCCGAATGATTATCCGAGCAAACAGCGCGACCACAAAGCCGTGCCGACTTGGAATTTTCAGGCGGTGCATGCGCAAGGCAAATTAACCCTGATTGAAGATTCGGCGGCAGTCAAAGCCCTGTTAGCCGCCCAAACCGCGCAGCACGAACCCGACAACGGCACGGCGTGGCAGCTGAGCGACGCCCCCGACGATTACATTCATGCGCAAAGCAAAGGCGTTGTCTGCTTTGAGCTGACGATTGAAAAGTTGGAAGGAAAATATAAATTAAGCCAAAACCAACGTGCCGAAAACCGCCAAGGCGTAATCAACGGGCTACAGCAACTGGGCACACCCGCCGCCCGCCGCATGGCCGAACAAGTGGCGCAATATCAGCCGCACGACCCTGAAAAACAACGCTGAAATAAGCGCACGTTAACCCCGAATCAGCAGGCCGTCTGAAAAACCAATTCAGACGGCCTGACATTCAATCATCACCGCACTTCAAGCGCTATACTGAAACAAATAAAAAATGCGACGGCGTTTATATATGACCGCCGCCCATCTTATTGATGCCGTCTGAAAAATGCGCCAATTCAGGTCGTCTGAAACACCGACCGCACTTCTTTAACCAAGTCGATAAAAGCACGCAGGCCGGCGCTGATGTGGCGTTGGCGCGGGTAATACAAACACAGCCCGGCGTATTTCGGCGTCCATTCGCCCAGCAGCTGCACCAGCCTGCCGTCCGCCAGATAATCACGCACATAGCCTTCATACACAAACGCAATGCCGATGCCGCTCAGCGCCGCTTCCGCCATCAGCAGCGGGCTGTCGAGGGTGAGCGGGCCGGCGGCATCAATCAAAATCTGCTCGCCGCCGTGCTCGAATTCCCAACGAAACAGCTTGCCGCTGGTGAAGCGGTAGCGGATACAGGCGTGTTGGTATAAATCATACGGCGTTTGCGGGCGGCCGTGTTTTGCCAGATAGTCGGGCGAACACACCGCCATAATCTGAATGTCGGCCCCGAGCGGAATCGACACCATGTCTTGCGGCACGGCTTCGGCGAGGCGGAAGCCGGCATCGAAGCCGTCGGCGACAATGTCGATCAAGCGCCCGTCGCTCACCAAATCAATCTGCATATGCGGATAGCGGCGCAGGTATTCGATAATCACCGGCTGCAACATTTCCTGCGCCGCCCGTTCGGCGGTGTTGATACGCAAAGTGCCGGCAAGCGTGCTGTTGGCATCGCCGGCCTCCACCATCGCCGCTTCGATTTCAGCCAATGCCGGTTTGATGCGCTCGATAAATTTCTGCCCCGCCGCCGACAGGGTCACGCTGCGGGTGGTGCGGTTAAACAGGCGCACGCCCAATTTTGCCTCCAGCTGGCCGACCGCATGGCTGAGCGCCGAGGGCGACATCTCCAGCGCCGTCGCCGCCGCCCGAAAGCCGCCCTGCTGCGCCACCGCCATCACTATCTGTAATTCAACCAAGCTGGTTTTTGCCATTGTTCTATTTCCTACACTAATTTGTTCTTATTTTAGCATATTATCATTGATATTCTCATCAATTATACTGTGTGCATGGTTGATATTTCATCAGAGGAGCAACAGCATGACACCAAAAATTTGGCTGATTACCGGCGCATCGCGCGGCTTCGGCAACATCTGGGCGCAAGCCGCCCTTGCCCGCGGCGATAAAGTCGCCGCCACCGCCCGCAACATCAACGCGCTGGACGAATTGAAACAGACCTACGGCGAAACCTTTTTACCGCTGGCATTAGACGTTACCGACCGTGAAGCGGTGTTTGCCGCCGTTAAAGCCGCCCAACACCATTTCGGCCGTTTGGACGTGGTGTTGTCGAATGCCGGCTTCGGCTATATGGCGGCGGTGGAAGAAGCGGAAATGGCCGATGTGCGGGCCACATTTGAAACCAATGTATTCGGCACGCTGTCGCTGATTCAGGCGGCACTGCCGATTTTGCGGGCGCAAGGCAGCGGCCATATTCTGGCGGTCAGCAGCGTGGCCGGCTTGGTGGCAATGCCGACATCGGGCATTTACGAAGCCGCCAAATTTGCGGTGGAAGGCATGGTGGAAGCGTTGGCGGCGGAAGTGGCGCAGTTCGGCATCCGCACCACCTTGATCGAGCCGGGCGGCTATGCCACCGATTTTCTGAGCGGCACGTCGTTAAAAACCGCCCCGGCACTGGCGGCTTACGACCCGCTGCGTGCCGAACTTGCCACCATGCTCACCGCCGACCGGCTCGGCATACCGCAAGCCAGTGCAGCGGCGATTCTGCAAGTGGTCGATGCGCCCAACCCGCCGCTGCGGCTGATTTTGGGCGACCTGCTGCCGTTGGTGAAAGACGTCTACGCCAAACGCATCGAAACTTGGGAAGCCTGGGACAACGTTTCCCGTGCGGCATTGGGCAGATAAGCGCTTTCAGACGGCCTAATGCCGTCTGAAAAGCCATATTTCAGTTTATTTGAGGCATTATCATGACACAAAAATACTTTATCACCGGCGCATCAGGCGGCTTGGGCATCGAATTGGTTAAAAAAGCCCTCAACCAAGGTCACACCGTGGTGGCGGCAGTACGCAAACCGGCTGCGTTGGCGGCCTTAGCCGAACAATACGGCAAACGCTTGATTATCGAACAGTTGGACGTGACCCGCCTCGACACCCTCGCCGCAGCCGCCGCCAAACACCCCGACACCGACGTGCTGATCAACAATGCCGGCGGGGCGATTTTGGGGGCGATGGAAGAATTGAGCGACGAGCAGGTGCAGCAGCAGTTGAACCTGAACCTGCTGGCGCCGATTTACCTCACCCGTGCATTTTTACCGGCGATGCGTGCCAAAAAACACGGCGTGATTGTCTACATCACCAGCGTCGGCGGGCGGGTATCGTTTGCCGGCGGCGCCATGTATCACACCGCCAAATTCGGCTTGGAAGGCTTTGCCGAAACCATGGCGCAAGAGTTGGCAGACTTCGGCATCAACACCTTGATTGTCGAACCCGGTTCGATGCAAACCGATTTTATTCACAATCTGAACTGGTCTGAAGAATCCGAAGCCTACCGCGACAGCGCCGTCGGGCAAATGCGCCGTTATATCCGGCAATACGGCTCGGACAACATCGCCGGCGATCCGGTGAAAATCGCCGCCGTCATTGATGATTTAATCCGAATGCCGCAGCCGCCGCTGCGCACCGCACTGGGCACAGACACCTTCAGCACCCTGCAACAGGCCTACAGCCGCCAGCTCGACGAGCTCGAAGCACAGCAGGACTTGGCAAAATCAGTGGCGTTTGAGGGCAAAACCGGCTTTACCCCGAATGCCTGATGATTCGATGCCGTCTGAACGCATATTAGGACAAACCTCATGAAAATACTCGACAAAATCTATATCAACGGCGAATTTGTGACCCCGCACGGCACCGACACGCTGACCCTGAACAGCCCGCTGAACGGCGAACCGCTGACCCAAGTGCGGTTGGCCGACGGGCTTGACACCGTCAATGCGGTTGCCGCCGCCAAAGCCGCCCTGAAAACCTTTTCCCAAACCACAAAAGAAACACGTATCGGCCATCTGAAAAGCATGCATGCGGTGCTGAAACGCCGCCGCAACGAGCTGATCAGCGTGATGATCGAAGAATACGGCTGTCCGCTGCGATTCACCACGCTGCTGATCGACGGTGCGATTGATGATTTCAACAACATGGCCGAACTGCTCGAGCACTACGATTTCACCCCGCGCGTGGGCGATTCGCAAGTGCGGTTGCAGCCGGTGGGCGTGGTCGGCGTGATTGTGCCGTGGAATTCCAGCAACGGCTTTATCGCCACCAAAGTATCGGCCGCCATCGCCGCCGGCTGCACCTGCGTGGTCAAACCGAGCGAGCTGAGCGCCCGCCAAACTGCACTGATGATGGAATGCTTTCACGAAGCCGGGCTGCCCAAAGGCGTGGTAAATATCCTCAACGGCACCGGCGCACTGGTCGGCACAGAAATCACCGAAAACCCCGACATCGCCAAAATCACCTTCACCGGCTCCACCGCCGTCGGCAAAATCATCGCCGCCGGCGCAGTGGAAACCATGAAACGGGTGACGCTGGAGCTGGGCGGCAAATCAGCCAACATCATCTTGGACGATGCCGATTTCGCCGCTGCCATTCCGCAAGCCCTGTCTGCCTGTTACATCAACAGCGGTCAAGCCTGTATTGCCGCCACCCGCCTGCTGGTACCGGCATCGCGTTTAGACGAGGTTAACCGCCTCATCAGCGCAGCCGTCGGCGCCATCAAAGTCGGCAACCCCGCCGAAGCCGACACCGCCGTCGGGCCGATGGTGAGCCAAACGCAATATGCGCGGGTGCAAGACTATATCCGTCTCGGTATTGAAGAGGGCGCCACGCTGCTCGCCGGCGGTTTGGGCAAACCTGAAGGCTTGGAAGACGGCAATTTTGTCAAAGCCACTGTGTTTACCGATGTGCGCAACGATATGCGCATTGCACAAGAAGAAATTTTCGGGCCGGTGTTGTGCGTTATCCCCTATCAGGACGAAGCCGATGCGGTTGCCATTGCCAACGACAGCCCCTACGGCTTGGCTGCCTACATCACCGCCGCCGACAAACAGCGTGCCTACCGCCTCGCTGCGCAAATCGATGCCGGCCGGGTGTGCATCAACGGCGCTTTCCACGACCCGCTCGCCCCGTTCGGCGGCTTCAAACAATCCGGCTACGGGCGTGAATTCGGCGTATATGGCCTTGACGCCTATCTGGAACCGAAAGCGATTATCGGCTGAGGCAAAACCGCACTTGTGAAACCT of the Uruburuella testudinis genome contains:
- a CDS encoding pirin family protein; the protein is MIEHRPFSQLGAANHGWLDAKHHFSFAEYDDPQRMHWGNLRVWNDDTIAAGSGFAPHPHADMEIITYVRKGAISHQDSLGNQGRTEAGDVQVMSAGSGIRHSEYNLEDEATQIFQIWILPEQRGGAPAWGTQPFPKSDRAGQFVILASGIENDLADGAVLPIRTDARVAGATLKAGESLTYRFSDASRYGYLVPAAGDITVNGVALAARDGAAIHDETLLTITARSDAELVLVDSAG
- a CDS encoding DMT family transporter; protein product: MHGLFLALAIVSEVFGSSMLKLSDGFSRLWPSVGVVIGFGLAFYFLVLALKAIPLGTAYAVWAGVGLVLTVLVSLVFFGQKADAAGIFGIGLILAGVVVLNAFSSMGAH
- a CDS encoding MarR family winged helix-turn-helix transcriptional regulator — protein: MHHMDQLGALMAQISRQYDRWAKQHGINYNILAVFYTLAVQGPCTQKQIGESWQLPKQTVFSVCRQLHAQGYLSFGLSSRDKREKTLHFTAHGAAFALPIVEQMQAMERQLFENFGEQAGTRLIEEMHRFTDVLAQTMFADHQ
- a CDS encoding DMT family transporter, with the translated sequence MGWIYLIIAGCLEIGWPLGLKLAQQDGWRWQGALLAVAFMAASGFLLFLAQKTIPMGTAYAVWTGIGAVGAFVVGVLFLGDASTLGRWLGALLIVSGVVVMKLSSGH
- a CDS encoding ArsR/SmtB family transcription factor — translated: MTTDITDIFKTLSNEYRWQMLQWLKAPQVHFSGAEFSADALDDNGGVCVVAVTIKSGLAQSVVSGYLNALKQAGLVSARRSGKWTYYRYNAEAAADFLARLQQQL
- a CDS encoding DsbA family oxidoreductase, yielding MKIEMYSDYACPFCYIGKRQLEQALAQFEHADDVEIVHKAFELYPHAGDSVSNTTQGRIERKYGKSPTGAMQMIRGIEAMAAKAGLAMNYENVQNTNTFNAHRLTKLAHSLGKGDAMNERLFQAYFIENLPLANRDNLIRLAEAVGIAREQVENMLDSDAFAAETRADLAQAQQVGVQAVPFFVVDGQVSLAGSQPAAHFLSVLNQVWADSAQPLLQEGAACGVDGCR
- a CDS encoding alpha/beta hydrolase; the encoded protein is MPLIPRAEPLLITPPAATACVIFLHGLTGSGFDFKPVAERLALRLPHTRFVLPHAPVRTVTWAGNQAVSAWYDLPGSHLRQSNFLQNEDEAGLSAATAYLHHLIDEQIAQGIDSRRLFIGGFSQGCALSLLAGLRYSAPLGGIFGLSGYLPLAAQWPQCHPANRHTPIFVGHGEQDQTITLAQISKGYALLAQERDFSFQRYPIGHQISAAEIDDLAAWLAARSA
- a CDS encoding FMN-binding negative transcriptional regulator, whose translation is MYNPSTFRQTDFGELRRFMHAHPLATLVARTEAGLDAAHVPLLWADNGTDYGCLRGHFSRGNPIWKQALGGQNWLAVFQDAGHYISPNDYPSKQRDHKAVPTWNFQAVHAQGKLTLIEDSAAVKALLAAQTAQHEPDNGTAWQLSDAPDDYIHAQSKGVVCFELTIEKLEGKYKLSQNQRAENRQGVINGLQQLGTPAARRMAEQVAQYQPHDPEKQR
- a CDS encoding LysR family transcriptional regulator; its protein translation is MAKTSLVELQIVMAVAQQGGFRAAATALEMSPSALSHAVGQLEAKLGVRLFNRTTRSVTLSAAGQKFIERIKPALAEIEAAMVEAGDANSTLAGTLRINTAERAAQEMLQPVIIEYLRRYPHMQIDLVSDGRLIDIVADGFDAGFRLAEAVPQDMVSIPLGADIQIMAVCSPDYLAKHGRPQTPYDLYQHACIRYRFTSGKLFRWEFEHGGEQILIDAAGPLTLDSPLLMAEAALSGIGIAFVYEGYVRDYLADGRLVQLLGEWTPKYAGLCLYYPRQRHISAGLRAFIDLVKEVRSVFQTT
- a CDS encoding SDR family NAD(P)-dependent oxidoreductase, yielding MTPKIWLITGASRGFGNIWAQAALARGDKVAATARNINALDELKQTYGETFLPLALDVTDREAVFAAVKAAQHHFGRLDVVLSNAGFGYMAAVEEAEMADVRATFETNVFGTLSLIQAALPILRAQGSGHILAVSSVAGLVAMPTSGIYEAAKFAVEGMVEALAAEVAQFGIRTTLIEPGGYATDFLSGTSLKTAPALAAYDPLRAELATMLTADRLGIPQASAAAILQVVDAPNPPLRLILGDLLPLVKDVYAKRIETWEAWDNVSRAALGR
- a CDS encoding SDR family NAD(P)-dependent oxidoreductase; protein product: MTQKYFITGASGGLGIELVKKALNQGHTVVAAVRKPAALAALAEQYGKRLIIEQLDVTRLDTLAAAAAKHPDTDVLINNAGGAILGAMEELSDEQVQQQLNLNLLAPIYLTRAFLPAMRAKKHGVIVYITSVGGRVSFAGGAMYHTAKFGLEGFAETMAQELADFGINTLIVEPGSMQTDFIHNLNWSEESEAYRDSAVGQMRRYIRQYGSDNIAGDPVKIAAVIDDLIRMPQPPLRTALGTDTFSTLQQAYSRQLDELEAQQDLAKSVAFEGKTGFTPNA
- a CDS encoding aldehyde dehydrogenase family protein yields the protein MKILDKIYINGEFVTPHGTDTLTLNSPLNGEPLTQVRLADGLDTVNAVAAAKAALKTFSQTTKETRIGHLKSMHAVLKRRRNELISVMIEEYGCPLRFTTLLIDGAIDDFNNMAELLEHYDFTPRVGDSQVRLQPVGVVGVIVPWNSSNGFIATKVSAAIAAGCTCVVKPSELSARQTALMMECFHEAGLPKGVVNILNGTGALVGTEITENPDIAKITFTGSTAVGKIIAAGAVETMKRVTLELGGKSANIILDDADFAAAIPQALSACYINSGQACIAATRLLVPASRLDEVNRLISAAVGAIKVGNPAEADTAVGPMVSQTQYARVQDYIRLGIEEGATLLAGGLGKPEGLEDGNFVKATVFTDVRNDMRIAQEEIFGPVLCVIPYQDEADAVAIANDSPYGLAAYITAADKQRAYRLAAQIDAGRVCINGAFHDPLAPFGGFKQSGYGREFGVYGLDAYLEPKAIIG